GCAGTGAAATTTAGGATGTATATTAGGTTTCACCGTTACTACACTACTTATCTCTATCTGTCTTTTTGAGGAACATACTATGAAAAAATTAGTTATCGCATCTTTGGCTGCTATGTTTGTATTAACTGGTTGTAATACTTTTAAAGGTCTAGGTCAAGACGTATCAAGCGCTG
This window of the Psychrobacter arcticus 273-4 genome carries:
- a CDS encoding entericidin A/B family lipoprotein, which encodes MKKLVIASLAAMFVLTGCNTFKGLGQDVSSAGSAVSGTAQEVQNKI